One window of the Allosaccharopolyspora coralli genome contains the following:
- a CDS encoding RDD family protein: MSSPQPPQGGPQGQPEHQGGSDPNADSTQMINPTGAPQQQPQQQPVADSTQVVPPSMQPQQPQPMYQQPGQPTPPPPQAPQGGGDSTQVVPPTMQPQQPQPMYQQPGQPSQSGGFPAQPPGPPSGGFPAQQPEPSAFDAALNPPQPPQPQPGFGPPPPQGGFGQPGMMPGGPVGQPVEWGTRALSYLIDFVAPGAVVGVLALIVSAIAGDSVGLGMGLNAILYLALLGFLIWNSGYKQGTTGQSLGRGVAKTKLISEETGQPIGFGNAFLRQIVHVVDSLPCNIGYLAPLWDEKKQTWADKIMSTLVVPADPAPQGGFPGGPGYGAPQNPGFGGPQSGGFPAQGQPQAPYGQPPQPGFDGPQSGGFPAPGQPSYGQPQQPYGQPQQQYGQPPQQPYGQPQQPYGQPPQQYGQPPQQPGGYPPPPQQYGQPPQW; encoded by the coding sequence ATGAGCTCTCCGCAGCCGCCACAGGGCGGTCCGCAGGGACAGCCCGAGCACCAGGGCGGTTCCGATCCGAATGCGGACTCGACCCAGATGATCAATCCGACGGGAGCGCCGCAGCAACAGCCGCAGCAGCAGCCGGTGGCGGACTCGACGCAGGTCGTGCCGCCGTCGATGCAGCCGCAGCAGCCCCAGCCGATGTATCAGCAGCCGGGCCAGCCCACGCCGCCTCCGCCGCAGGCGCCGCAGGGCGGCGGAGACTCGACGCAGGTCGTGCCGCCGACGATGCAGCCGCAACAGCCCCAGCCGATGTATCAGCAGCCGGGCCAGCCCAGCCAGTCCGGCGGGTTTCCCGCACAGCCGCCCGGCCCGCCGTCCGGCGGCTTCCCCGCGCAGCAGCCGGAGCCCAGTGCCTTCGACGCCGCGCTCAACCCGCCGCAGCCTCCGCAGCCGCAGCCCGGCTTCGGGCCACCGCCTCCGCAGGGCGGGTTCGGTCAGCCCGGCATGATGCCCGGCGGTCCCGTCGGGCAGCCGGTCGAGTGGGGTACCCGCGCCCTGAGCTACCTGATCGACTTCGTCGCGCCGGGTGCGGTAGTGGGCGTGCTAGCGCTGATCGTGAGCGCTATCGCCGGTGACAGCGTGGGCTTGGGCATGGGCCTCAATGCAATCTTGTACCTGGCACTTCTGGGTTTCCTTATCTGGAACTCCGGCTACAAGCAGGGGACCACCGGTCAGTCGCTCGGTCGCGGCGTCGCGAAGACCAAGCTGATCAGCGAGGAGACGGGCCAGCCGATCGGCTTCGGCAACGCCTTCCTCCGCCAGATCGTCCACGTCGTCGACAGCCTCCCTTGCAACATCGGCTACCTGGCTCCGCTGTGGGACGAGAAGAAGCAGACCTGGGCCGACAAGATCATGAGCACGCTCGTCGTCCCGGCCGATCCCGCACCGCAGGGCGGCTTCCCGGGTGGGCCCGGTTACGGTGCGCCACAGAACCCTGGTTTCGGTGGCCCGCAGTCCGGCGGCTTCCCGGCTCAGGGGCAGCCGCAGGCGCCCTACGGCCAGCCCCCGCAGCCCGGGTTCGACGGTCCGCAGTCGGGCGGCTTCCCGGCTCCGGGACAGCCGTCGTACGGCCAGCCGCAGCAGCCGTATGGACAGCCCCAGCAGCAGTACGGCCAGCCGCCGCAGCAGCCCTACGGTCAGCCCCAGCAGCCGTACGGCCAGCCGCCGCAGCAGTATGGGCAGCCGCCGCAGCAGCCGGGGGGCTACCCGCCGCCCCCGCAGCAGTACGGCCAGCCGCCTCAGTGGTGA
- a CDS encoding cystathionine gamma-synthase, whose amino-acid sequence MTDGFATRAIHAGQEPDPNTGSVITPIHATSTYAQDGVGGLRQGYEYSRTGNPTRTALEEVLAALENGQHARAFASGMAATDAILRATMRPGDHLIIPDDAYGGTFRLIDKVLAGWGIEYTPVRLSDVDAVRSAIRPNTKVLWVETPTNPLLGIADIAALAQLSHDTGTTLVVDNTFASPYLQQPLELGAKVVLHSTTKYLGGHSDVVGGAMITSDEQLASDVAFLQNSAGAVPGPFDAFLTMRGLKTLGVRMDRHCANAERIVAALQSHPKVGRVYYPGLESHPGHEVAAKQMNQFGGMVSFTHVDGEQAALEVCSRTRLFTLAESLGGIESLVEHPGKMTHASTAGSLLQVPSELVRLSVGIEEVDDLLDDLLSALG is encoded by the coding sequence ATGACCGACGGCTTCGCGACCCGCGCCATCCATGCCGGGCAGGAACCAGACCCGAACACCGGCTCCGTGATCACGCCGATCCACGCGACCTCGACCTACGCGCAGGACGGCGTGGGCGGACTGCGCCAGGGTTACGAGTACTCGCGCACCGGTAATCCCACGCGCACCGCCCTGGAAGAGGTGCTGGCCGCGCTGGAGAACGGTCAGCACGCGCGAGCGTTCGCCTCCGGGATGGCCGCGACCGACGCGATCCTGCGCGCGACGATGCGCCCTGGTGACCACCTGATCATCCCGGACGACGCGTACGGCGGCACGTTCCGTCTCATCGACAAGGTCCTCGCGGGCTGGGGTATCGAGTACACCCCGGTGCGGCTGTCCGATGTGGACGCCGTGCGGTCGGCGATCCGCCCGAACACCAAGGTGCTCTGGGTGGAGACGCCGACGAATCCGTTGCTGGGGATCGCCGACATCGCCGCGCTCGCGCAGCTCTCGCACGACACCGGGACGACCCTCGTCGTCGACAACACCTTCGCCTCGCCGTACCTGCAGCAGCCGCTGGAGCTGGGCGCGAAGGTGGTGTTGCACTCCACCACCAAGTACCTCGGCGGGCATTCCGACGTCGTCGGCGGAGCGATGATCACCTCCGACGAGCAGCTCGCCTCCGACGTCGCCTTCCTGCAGAACAGCGCCGGTGCCGTGCCCGGACCGTTCGACGCCTTCCTCACGATGCGCGGCCTCAAGACCCTCGGGGTCCGCATGGACCGGCACTGCGCGAACGCGGAGCGGATCGTCGCGGCGCTGCAGAGTCATCCGAAGGTGGGCCGCGTCTACTACCCGGGCCTCGAGTCGCACCCTGGCCACGAGGTCGCGGCGAAGCAGATGAACCAGTTCGGCGGCATGGTCTCGTTCACTCACGTCGACGGGGAACAGGCCGCGCTCGAGGTGTGCTCGCGGACCCGGCTGTTCACCCTCGCCGAATCGCTCGGCGGCATCGAGTCGCTGGTCGAGCACCCCGGCAAGATGACCCACGCGAGCACGGCGGGCTCACTGTTGCAGGTTCCGTCGGAGCTGGTGCGCCTGTCCGTCGGGATCGAGGAGGTCGACGACCTGCTCGACGACCTGCTCTCCGCGCTGGGCTGA
- the ilvA gene encoding threonine ammonia-lyase, with protein MRLVGQQEIHTAHEHLGGVVRRTPLEHSRVLGEHSGGEVYLKCENLQRTGSFKLRGAFTRLRNLTSEQAAGGVVAASAGNHAQGVALAASLLGIPSTVFMPDRAPLPKLSATKSYGAEVHVGGVNLQDTLTVAVEHAEKAGSVFIHPFDHPDIVAGQATVGVEILRQLPEVATIAVPTGGGGLVSGVAAAVKAERPDVRVVAVQAAQAAAWPGSLAAGRPLAVDSNRTMADGIAVSEPGEVTFAHVNALVDGVLTVSEESLSQALLSCLERAKLVAEPAGVAAVAGMLEHPEQFRSPTVAVLSGGNIDPLLLHRLISHGMTSAGRYLSLRVRIPDQPGSLAALLADIGELSANVLDIEHSRISGALALGEVDVEISLETRGPEHREHVVAELERSGTRVIGSR; from the coding sequence ATGCGGTTGGTCGGCCAGCAGGAGATCCACACGGCGCACGAGCACCTCGGCGGTGTGGTGCGGCGGACGCCGCTGGAGCACTCCCGGGTACTCGGTGAGCACAGCGGCGGCGAGGTCTACCTGAAGTGCGAGAACCTGCAGCGCACCGGTTCGTTCAAGCTCCGGGGCGCGTTCACCCGGCTGCGGAATCTCACCTCCGAGCAGGCCGCTGGTGGTGTCGTCGCGGCCAGCGCAGGCAACCATGCGCAGGGCGTCGCGCTCGCGGCATCGCTGCTGGGTATCCCGTCGACCGTGTTCATGCCGGATCGCGCACCGCTGCCGAAGCTGTCGGCGACCAAGTCGTACGGTGCCGAAGTGCACGTGGGCGGCGTGAACCTGCAGGACACGCTCACGGTAGCGGTCGAGCACGCCGAGAAGGCCGGGTCGGTGTTCATCCACCCCTTCGACCATCCGGACATCGTCGCCGGGCAGGCCACGGTCGGAGTGGAGATCCTGCGGCAGCTCCCTGAGGTCGCGACGATCGCGGTCCCGACCGGCGGCGGCGGGCTCGTGAGCGGCGTGGCGGCGGCGGTGAAGGCCGAGCGCCCCGACGTCCGGGTGGTGGCGGTGCAGGCGGCGCAAGCGGCGGCGTGGCCGGGCTCGTTGGCGGCCGGACGCCCACTGGCGGTGGACAGCAATCGGACGATGGCCGACGGGATCGCCGTCTCCGAACCGGGCGAGGTGACCTTCGCGCACGTCAACGCGCTCGTGGACGGTGTGCTGACGGTCAGCGAGGAGTCGCTGTCGCAAGCGTTGCTGTCGTGTCTGGAACGAGCGAAACTCGTCGCCGAACCGGCGGGTGTCGCGGCGGTCGCGGGCATGCTCGAACATCCCGAGCAGTTCCGTTCACCGACGGTCGCGGTGCTCTCCGGCGGCAACATCGACCCGCTGTTGTTGCACCGGCTGATCAGCCACGGGATGACGTCCGCGGGGCGCTATCTGTCGCTGCGGGTCCGCATCCCGGACCAGCCCGGTTCACTGGCGGCACTGCTCGCCGACATCGGTGAGCTGTCCGCGAACGTCCTCGACATCGAGCACTCCCGCATTTCCGGTGCGCTCGCGCTCGGCGAGGTCGATGTCGAGATCAGCCTGGAAACGCGGGGACCGGAACACCGCGAGCACGTCGTCGCGGAGCTGGAGCGGTCGGGCACGCGCGTGATCGGCAGCCGCTGA
- the hppD gene encoding 4-hydroxyphenylpyruvate dioxygenase: MKQLVGLVDHDATKDPFPVRALDAVVFVVGNATQSAVFYQAAFGMELIAYSGPENGNRDHKAYVLKSGSARFVLKGAVEPTSELVPHHAKHGDGVVDLALEVSDVDKCVEHARAQGATVLEEPNDVADEHGTIRRAAIATYGETRHTLIDRSGYSGPYLPGYVAKRGSFVKPEGAPKRVFQAVDHCVGNVELGKMDEWVSFYNRVMGFVNMTEFVGDDIATEYSALMSKVVANGNHRVKFPLNEPALGKKRSQIDEYLDFYAGPGCQHIALATGDIVRSITAMSAAGIEFIDVPDSYYDDPELRERIGNVRLPIEELKKHNILVDRDEDGYLLQIFTKPIGDRPTMFYELIERHGSLGFGIGNFKALFEAIEREQDLRGNL; encoded by the coding sequence ATGAAGCAGCTCGTCGGCCTCGTCGACCACGACGCGACGAAGGACCCGTTCCCGGTGCGCGCGTTGGACGCCGTCGTCTTCGTCGTCGGCAACGCCACCCAGAGCGCGGTGTTCTACCAGGCCGCATTCGGCATGGAACTCATCGCCTACTCGGGGCCCGAGAACGGCAACCGCGACCACAAGGCCTACGTCCTCAAGTCCGGCTCCGCCCGCTTCGTCCTCAAGGGCGCCGTCGAGCCGACCAGTGAGCTCGTCCCACACCACGCCAAGCACGGCGACGGCGTGGTCGACCTCGCGCTCGAGGTCTCCGACGTGGACAAGTGCGTCGAGCACGCCCGTGCCCAGGGAGCGACCGTGCTCGAAGAGCCGAACGACGTCGCCGACGAGCACGGCACGATTCGCCGCGCGGCCATCGCGACCTACGGCGAAACCCGCCACACGCTCATCGACCGTTCCGGGTATTCGGGTCCGTACCTGCCCGGTTACGTCGCGAAGCGCGGCAGCTTCGTCAAGCCCGAGGGCGCGCCGAAGCGCGTGTTCCAGGCCGTCGACCACTGCGTCGGCAACGTCGAGCTCGGCAAGATGGACGAGTGGGTGTCGTTCTACAACCGCGTCATGGGCTTCGTGAACATGACCGAGTTCGTCGGCGACGACATCGCGACGGAGTACTCGGCGCTGATGAGCAAGGTCGTCGCCAACGGCAACCACCGGGTGAAGTTCCCACTCAACGAGCCGGCGCTCGGCAAGAAGCGCTCGCAGATCGACGAGTACCTCGACTTCTACGCCGGGCCCGGCTGCCAGCACATCGCCCTGGCCACCGGCGACATCGTCCGCAGCATCACCGCGATGAGCGCGGCCGGGATCGAGTTCATCGACGTACCGGACTCCTACTACGACGATCCGGAGCTGCGGGAGCGCATCGGCAACGTGCGGTTGCCGATCGAGGAGCTCAAGAAGCACAACATCCTCGTCGACCGGGACGAGGACGGCTACCTGCTGCAGATCTTCACCAAGCCCATCGGGGACCGCCCGACGATGTTCTACGAGCTCATCGAGCGGCACGGCTCGCTCGGCTTCGGCATCGGCAACTTCAAGGCGTTGTTCGAGGCCATCGAGCGGGAACAGGACCTGCGCGGCAACCTCTGA
- the greA gene encoding transcription elongation factor GreA produces MSETQVTWLTQEAYDRLKGELDELVANRPAIAAKINEAREEGDLKENGGYHAAREEQGQVEGRIRQLQELLRTAQVGDTPTESGIARPGSVLTVRYDGEDDTEQFLLANREEGAHGELEVYSPSSPLGQALLEAKEGETREYELPQGGTMKVTLVKAEPFTG; encoded by the coding sequence GTGAGCGAGACCCAGGTGACCTGGCTGACCCAAGAGGCGTACGACCGGCTCAAGGGTGAGCTGGACGAGCTCGTGGCCAACCGTCCTGCGATCGCCGCGAAGATCAACGAGGCGCGGGAGGAAGGCGACCTCAAGGAGAACGGCGGGTACCACGCCGCGCGCGAGGAGCAGGGGCAGGTGGAGGGCCGCATCCGGCAGCTCCAGGAGCTGCTCCGCACCGCCCAGGTCGGCGACACCCCGACGGAGTCCGGAATCGCCCGGCCCGGCTCGGTCCTCACCGTGCGGTACGACGGCGAGGACGACACGGAGCAGTTCCTGCTCGCCAACCGGGAGGAAGGCGCGCACGGCGAGCTCGAGGTGTACTCCCCCAGTTCCCCGCTCGGCCAGGCCTTGCTGGAGGCCAAGGAGGGCGAGACCCGGGAGTACGAGCTGCCTCAGGGCGGCACCATGAAGGTCACGCTCGTGAAGGCGGAGCCCTTCACCGGCTGA
- a CDS encoding DUF4307 domain-containing protein — protein MALPDPPADRYGSRGGDRRPPVWARWLLIGLGAVVLLAVTLIGYRNWGSPPIQGEQLAFRVLDDRSVHITLEVQRDDPVEPAACVVRAREVDGAEVGRKEVFVAPSQGTTRLDTVLTTSERPVTGEVYGCTYRVPEYLSSQTRPTE, from the coding sequence GTGGCACTACCGGACCCACCGGCGGACCGCTACGGCTCGCGTGGGGGCGACCGACGGCCGCCGGTATGGGCCCGGTGGTTGCTGATCGGACTCGGCGCCGTAGTACTACTCGCCGTGACGCTCATCGGGTACCGGAACTGGGGGAGCCCCCCGATCCAGGGCGAACAGCTCGCGTTCCGGGTGCTCGACGACCGGTCGGTACACATCACTCTCGAGGTGCAGCGTGACGACCCGGTCGAGCCCGCCGCGTGCGTCGTGCGTGCCCGGGAGGTCGATGGCGCCGAGGTCGGCCGCAAGGAGGTCTTCGTCGCCCCGTCCCAGGGCACGACCCGGCTGGACACGGTGCTCACGACCTCCGAACGGCCGGTCACAGGCGAGGTCTACGGGTGCACGTACCGCGTTCCCGAGTACTTGTCCAGCCAGACGCGGCCAACCGAGTGA
- the mca gene encoding mycothiol conjugate amidase Mca, whose protein sequence is MAEKLRLMTVHAHPDDESSKGAATTARYVDEGHEVMVVTCTGGEAGSILNPAMDRPDVVENLTSVRREEMATAASILGVQHRWLGFLDSGLPEGDPPPPLPEGCFALTPLETSTAELVKVLREFRPHVVITYDENGGYPHPDHIRTHEVSMAAFDAAGDPDLYPGAGEPWQPLKLYYSHGFSRKKIEMFHHALTDRELESPYGEWLERWDTSRPDPFDRVTTQVECADHFEARDDALRAHATQIDPTSRWFAVPLDVQRELWPTEEYELVRSLVDTTLPEDDLFTGVQERVTAC, encoded by the coding sequence ATGGCCGAGAAGCTGCGTCTGATGACCGTGCACGCGCATCCGGACGACGAGTCGAGCAAAGGCGCGGCCACGACGGCGCGATACGTGGACGAGGGCCACGAAGTGATGGTGGTCACCTGCACCGGCGGTGAAGCGGGCAGCATCCTCAACCCCGCGATGGACCGCCCCGACGTCGTGGAGAACCTCACCTCGGTACGCCGGGAGGAGATGGCGACCGCGGCGTCGATCCTCGGTGTGCAGCACCGTTGGCTGGGGTTCCTCGACTCCGGGCTCCCCGAGGGCGATCCGCCGCCGCCGTTGCCCGAGGGCTGTTTCGCGCTGACGCCGCTGGAGACCTCGACCGCAGAGCTGGTGAAGGTGCTGCGCGAGTTCCGGCCGCACGTGGTGATCACCTACGACGAGAACGGTGGCTACCCGCACCCGGACCACATCCGTACCCACGAGGTGTCGATGGCAGCGTTCGACGCGGCGGGCGACCCCGATCTGTACCCGGGCGCCGGTGAGCCCTGGCAACCGTTGAAGCTGTACTACTCGCACGGCTTCTCCCGGAAGAAGATCGAGATGTTCCACCACGCGTTGACCGACCGCGAACTCGAGTCGCCGTACGGTGAGTGGCTGGAGCGTTGGGACACCTCGCGCCCGGATCCGTTCGACCGGGTCACCACGCAGGTCGAGTGCGCGGACCACTTCGAGGCTCGCGACGACGCGCTGCGCGCGCACGCCACCCAGATCGACCCGACGAGCCGCTGGTTCGCGGTGCCGCTGGACGTGCAACGCGAGCTGTGGCCCACTGAGGAGTACGAGCTGGTGCGGTCGCTGGTGGACACGACGTTGCCGGAGGACGACCTGTTCACCGGCGTGCAGGAAAGGGTCACGGCATGTTGA
- a CDS encoding thioredoxin domain-containing protein, which produces MAERLADATSPYLLQHADNPVDWWPWSAEAFEEARRRDVPVLLSVGYAACHWCHVMAHESFEDPEIAAIMNENFVTIKVDREERPDVDAVYMEATQAMTGQGGWPMTCFLTPDAEPFHCGTYSPPRPMQGIPSFRQLLSAVVEAWTERGGEVREAASTVVEQLSSQRTVLPESAVDSDTLVTAVSGLHEEFDSANGGFGSAPKFPPSMVLEFLLRHHARLGDEGTGAQARDMAERTAEAMARSGMYDQLAGGFARYSVDARWVVPHFEKMLYDNALLLRAYAHLAPRRDWAARVTRETADFLLRDMRTPEGGFAASLDADTDGVEGLTYVWTPEQLCSVLGDDDGAWATELFGVTEAGTFEHGSSTLQLPEDPDDHERFERVRRVLLQARDLRPQPGIDDKVVTAWNGMMIAGLVEASIALDEPAWLAAAERAAELLLSLHVRDGRVVRTSRHGVAGTAAGVLEDYGCLADGLLALHQATGSARWLDAACELLDTALEQFCDQDEAGVFHDTASDAETLVRRPSEPADNASPSGASAVTHALLTASVLTDAARSARYREAADAALGRAGLLAHRAPRFAGHWLAAAEAAQHGPLQIAVAGADDPSRRELLDAARGRAPGGAVVVAGEPDETGVPLLAGRPLVEGASAAYVCRGFVCDRPVTTPDALRSALS; this is translated from the coding sequence ATGGCGGAACGGCTTGCGGACGCGACGAGTCCTTACCTGCTCCAGCACGCGGACAACCCCGTCGACTGGTGGCCCTGGTCGGCCGAAGCATTCGAGGAGGCCCGTCGCCGGGACGTGCCGGTGCTGTTGTCGGTCGGCTACGCGGCCTGCCACTGGTGCCACGTCATGGCGCACGAGTCCTTCGAAGACCCCGAGATCGCGGCGATCATGAACGAGAACTTCGTCACCATCAAGGTCGACCGCGAGGAACGCCCCGATGTCGACGCGGTGTACATGGAGGCCACGCAGGCGATGACCGGCCAGGGCGGCTGGCCGATGACCTGCTTCCTCACCCCGGACGCGGAACCGTTCCACTGCGGCACCTACTCGCCGCCGCGGCCGATGCAGGGGATTCCCTCGTTCCGGCAGCTGCTCTCGGCCGTCGTCGAGGCGTGGACCGAGCGTGGCGGCGAGGTCCGCGAGGCCGCCTCGACTGTCGTTGAGCAACTCTCCTCGCAGCGAACCGTGCTGCCGGAATCCGCTGTGGACTCGGACACGCTGGTCACGGCGGTGTCCGGACTGCACGAGGAGTTCGACAGCGCGAACGGCGGTTTCGGCAGCGCGCCGAAGTTTCCGCCCTCGATGGTGCTGGAGTTCCTACTGCGCCACCATGCCCGTCTCGGTGACGAAGGAACCGGTGCGCAGGCCAGGGACATGGCCGAGCGCACCGCCGAAGCGATGGCCCGCAGTGGCATGTACGACCAGCTCGCGGGCGGTTTCGCGCGCTACAGCGTCGACGCACGCTGGGTCGTGCCGCATTTCGAGAAGATGCTCTACGACAACGCTCTGCTCCTGCGCGCCTACGCACATCTCGCGCCACGGCGGGACTGGGCCGCTCGGGTGACGCGCGAGACCGCCGATTTCCTGCTCCGCGACATGCGTACTCCGGAGGGCGGTTTCGCGGCGTCGCTCGATGCCGACACCGACGGGGTCGAGGGACTCACGTACGTGTGGACACCCGAGCAGCTGTGCAGCGTCCTCGGCGACGACGACGGCGCGTGGGCGACCGAGCTGTTCGGTGTCACCGAAGCAGGCACGTTCGAACACGGCTCGTCCACGCTGCAGCTCCCTGAGGACCCGGACGATCACGAACGGTTCGAGCGGGTGCGCCGGGTGTTGTTGCAGGCGCGGGACCTGCGGCCCCAGCCGGGGATCGACGACAAGGTCGTCACCGCGTGGAACGGTATGATGATCGCCGGACTCGTCGAGGCGTCGATCGCGCTGGACGAGCCCGCCTGGCTGGCTGCCGCCGAACGCGCCGCCGAGCTGTTGCTGAGTCTGCACGTGCGAGACGGCAGAGTGGTGCGCACGTCACGGCACGGTGTCGCCGGAACGGCGGCCGGCGTGTTGGAGGACTACGGTTGCCTCGCCGACGGCCTGCTCGCGTTGCACCAGGCGACCGGTTCGGCGCGGTGGCTCGACGCCGCGTGCGAACTGCTCGACACCGCGCTGGAGCAGTTCTGCGACCAGGACGAAGCGGGCGTCTTCCACGACACGGCATCCGACGCGGAAACACTCGTGCGACGCCCGTCCGAGCCCGCCGACAACGCCAGTCCCTCGGGTGCCTCCGCAGTCACCCATGCCCTGCTCACCGCGTCGGTGCTCACCGACGCGGCACGGTCGGCGCGCTACCGGGAGGCAGCGGACGCGGCGCTCGGCCGGGCGGGTCTGCTCGCCCACCGGGCACCCCGCTTCGCCGGGCACTGGCTCGCGGCGGCCGAGGCGGCTCAGCACGGTCCGTTGCAGATCGCCGTGGCCGGCGCGGACGATCCCTCCCGCCGGGAGCTGCTCGACGCCGCCCGGGGCAGGGCGCCGGGCGGCGCGGTCGTGGTCGCAGGCGAGCCGGACGAGACGGGGGTGCCGCTCCTGGCGGGGCGTCCGCTCGTCGAAGGCGCCTCGGCGGCCTACGTCTGTCGCGGATTCGTCTGCGACCGCCCTGTCACCACTCCGGACGCGCTACGGAGCGCTCTGTCCTGA
- the trhA gene encoding PAQR family membrane homeostasis protein TrhA encodes MSERRPASITKPRMRGWIHFWSLVVAVAAGATLISLAAATVSGSAALGTSIYVATVLGLFGVSALYHRTTWKSFGARTWMRRLDHSMIFVFIAGTYTPLAMLAMQPTTATWVLAVVWGGALGGVVLKLAWPHGPRWVGVPVYIALGWVAVFVLPDLLENAGVAALVLIIVGGGLYTVGAIFYACRWPDPWPKTFGYHEFFHAAVSTAAICHHVAIWLALYS; translated from the coding sequence ATGTCCGAACGCCGACCGGCTTCGATCACGAAACCCCGGATGCGGGGCTGGATCCACTTCTGGTCTCTCGTCGTGGCCGTCGCCGCGGGCGCGACACTGATCTCGCTCGCCGCCGCGACGGTCTCCGGCTCCGCTGCGCTGGGCACGTCGATCTACGTGGCGACCGTGCTCGGCCTGTTCGGCGTCAGCGCGCTCTACCACCGCACGACGTGGAAGAGCTTCGGCGCCCGCACCTGGATGCGCCGCCTCGACCACTCGATGATCTTCGTGTTCATCGCGGGCACCTACACGCCGCTGGCGATGCTGGCGATGCAGCCGACGACCGCGACCTGGGTGCTGGCAGTGGTCTGGGGCGGTGCCCTCGGTGGTGTCGTGCTCAAGCTCGCGTGGCCGCACGGGCCGCGGTGGGTCGGGGTACCCGTCTACATCGCTCTCGGGTGGGTCGCGGTGTTCGTGCTTCCGGACCTGCTGGAGAACGCGGGTGTGGCCGCCTTGGTGCTCATCATCGTCGGCGGTGGTCTCTACACCGTCGGTGCGATCTTCTACGCGTGTCGGTGGCCGGATCCCTGGCCGAAGACGTTCGGCTATCACGAGTTCTTCCACGCGGCCGTGTCCACCGCCGCGATCTGCCACCACGTGGCGATCTGGCTCGCCCTCTACTCGTAG
- a CDS encoding isoprenyl transferase, with the protein MAFKDRVRNLLYDLYERRVRRQLSDVAGPRHVGIILDGNRRWAREAGLDVGHGHRAGARKIADFLGWCQEADVEVVTLWLLSTDNLGRTSDEIDTLLDIIAGVVDDLTERDTRWRVRIVGALDLLPTEVAARLSAAALRTEGRKGMQVNVAVGYGGRREIADAVRKLLQQHAEVGTSIEELAEVLTVDHIAEHLYTSGQPDPDLLIRTSGEQRLSGFMLWQSAHSEFSFCEAYWPAFRRVDFLRALRQYGARHRRYGS; encoded by the coding sequence GTGGCGTTCAAGGACCGGGTGCGGAACCTTCTCTACGATCTCTACGAGCGGCGTGTCCGTCGGCAGCTCAGCGACGTGGCGGGGCCCCGGCACGTCGGGATCATCCTCGACGGCAACCGCAGGTGGGCGCGGGAGGCAGGACTCGACGTCGGCCACGGACACCGCGCAGGCGCCCGTAAGATCGCTGACTTTCTCGGCTGGTGCCAGGAAGCCGACGTCGAGGTCGTGACCCTCTGGTTGCTCTCGACCGACAACCTCGGCCGCACCTCCGACGAGATCGACACTCTGCTCGACATCATCGCCGGAGTGGTCGACGACCTCACCGAGCGCGACACGCGGTGGCGGGTCCGGATCGTCGGCGCGCTCGACCTGCTGCCCACCGAGGTCGCGGCCAGGTTGTCGGCCGCCGCACTGCGCACCGAGGGCCGGAAGGGCATGCAGGTCAACGTGGCCGTCGGCTACGGGGGTCGACGCGAGATCGCGGACGCGGTGCGCAAACTGCTCCAGCAACACGCCGAGGTGGGAACGTCGATCGAGGAGTTGGCCGAAGTACTCACCGTTGATCACATCGCCGAGCACCTCTACACCTCCGGGCAGCCCGATCCGGATCTGCTCATCCGCACGTCCGGTGAGCAGCGCCTGTCCGGGTTCATGCTGTGGCAGTCGGCGCACTCGGAGTTCTCGTTCTGCGAGGCCTACTGGCCGGCGTTCCGCCGGGTGGATTTTCTTCGCGCCTTGCGGCAGTACGGGGCACGGCACCGTCGTTACGGATCCTGA